The following coding sequences are from one Daphnia pulex isolate KAP4 chromosome 11, ASM2113471v1 window:
- the LOC124206982 gene encoding intraflagellar transport protein 81 homolog, with product MTQQLVKIIVIELNQPPFNLNLTNITFNALHPPQLLQLLSDVLCEIESKTRVDINDEPVDALALRLLTSLQIFKFKPETEDPNEFREGLIAGRPETINPILNWLLQRREDLKKRAYLSRYLVKIDIAPEMRSDSDVIDLYEQYEFLIEEFKQRHKQFDTSQAVNDTVSDLRKDLQSMEDDREVLIRRIERTQRKVEGVANYNQLLSMAKKLRAEKEKSREFQTQKDDQKSYLSHLEARRQRLTHQLMDMRQSKVNASGQSLIQRAEDAIRVNQYMINEKLTKETQQITASIALMEKVLAPPNPTSADLQLVVQKSDELRSQIAQLTEKRALQNDPIEDGMALYRQQSLIMSRKKEACAERLNHVIQEMTALEAQLQAKKQQLGENSDALLTGEQFKAYVSDLRVKSNVYKQRRAELNDLKAEYGILSRTLEILRAQEGALSDSLDRIETQQGVRGFRETRDLLERISDEKANTDEEKGRTLEEMSNLVRLLNSKINDKKVALAPLLRELRPLRQTYQETLPEYEAKKKEYDAQVQLIEDTISSIVNVKSGLENEIVTLEERCRQLEANLTKNEKYLQRATDEMKLYVSGVQQQQTERGKSVRDQLQHKIAEQEKLNAQLRQDQKQLRDNLPQMEQQIKYWEKIEKIFRVKMLCLEKNKLQEGTVRRERGRETLVLQ from the exons ATGACGCAGCAGCTAGTCAAAATCATTGTGATCGAACTAAACCAACcaccttttaatttaaatctaACTAACATCACTTTCAACGCCCTTCACCCTCCTCAGCTGTTACAG CTTTTAAGCGATGTCTTGTGCGAAATTGAATCGAAAACTCGGGTCGATATCAACGACGAGCCAGTCGATGCGTTGGCTTTGCGTTTACTGACCTCgttacaaattttcaaattcaaacctgAAACGGAAGATCC AAATGAATTCCGTGAAGGTTTGATCGCTGGTAGACCGGAAACCATCAACCCGATACTTAACTGGCTACTGCAGCGTAGGGAGGACCTGAAGAAACGAGCTTACTTGTCACGCTACTTGGTCAAGATTGATATCGCGCCTGAAATGCGGTCAGACAGTGATGTTATTGATCTTTATGAACAG TACGAATTCCTGATTGAAGAGTTTAAACAGCGACACAAACAATTCGACACCAGCCAAGCTGTAAATGACACTGTATCCGATCTAAGAAAAGATCTCCAATCAATGGAAGATGACAGAGAAGTTTTGATCCGTCGAATTGAACGCACACAACGCAAA GTGGAGGGTGTGGCGAATTATAACCAACTACTTTCCATGGCGAAAAAGCTGCGCGCCGAGAAAGAGAAGAGCCGCGAGTTTCAAACGCAGAAAGACGACCAAAAGAGTTACCTCAGCCACTTGGAAGCTCGTCGCCAACGTCTAACTCATCAACTGATGGACATGCGTCAAAGTAAAGTCAACGCGAGTGGGCAGAGTTTGATACAGCGTGCTGAAGACGCCATTCGAGTCAATCAATACATGATCAACGAAAAGCTAACTAAGGAAACCCAGCAAATAACAGCTAGCATAGCTTTGATGGAGAAAGTCTTAGCGCCGCCCAATCCAACTTCAGCGGATCTTCAACTTGTCGTCCAGAAG AGCGATGAACTTCGTAGTCAAATTGCTCAGCTAACGGAGAAAAGAGCCTTGCAGAACGATCCGATAGAAGACGGTATGGCGCTTTACAGACAACAGTCGCTTATCATGTCCCGGAAAAAAGAAGCCTGCGCTGAGAGATTAAATCACGTCATTCAGGAAATGACGGCACTGGAGGCCCAACTTCAg gccaaaaaacaacaattggGTGAAAATTCCGACGCATTACTAACTGGTGAGCAATTCAAGGCTTATGTTAGCGATTTGCGCGTCAAAAGTAACGTGTACAAACAGCGACGAGCCGAGTTGAATGACCTTAAAGCCGAATACGGCATTCTGAGCCGGACACTGGAAATTCTCAGGGCTCAGGAAGGAGCACTGAGCGACAGTCTCGACCGTATCGAAACGCAACAAGGTGTCAGAGGATTCCGCGAAACGAGGGATCTTCTCGAGCGAATTTCGGACGAAAAGGCCAACACAGACGAAGAGAAAGGCCGTACTCTAGAAGAAATGTCTAATCTCGTCCGCCTTCTGAATTCTAAGATCAACGACAAGAAGGTCGCTCTCGCTCCACTTCTCCGAG AATTACGACCTCTAAGACAAACTTACCAAGAAACATTGCCCGAATACGAagctaagaaaaaagaatatgacGCACAGGTTCAGCTAATCGAGGATACCATCTCGTCGATAGTAAAC GTGAAAAGCGGTTTGGAGAATGAGATTGTCACGCTAGAAGAACGATGCCGTCAGCTGGAAGCTAACCtaacgaaaaatgaaaaatacctACAGAGGGCCACCGACGAGATGAAACTGTACGTCAGCGGCGTTCAACAGCAACAGACTGAACGCGGGAAATCCGTTCGGGATCAACTTCAGCATAAAATTGCGGAACAGGAGAAGCTCAACGCTCAACTGCGTCAAGATCAGAAACAGCTTAGAGATAACCTTCCGCAAATGGAGCAGCAGATCAAATACtgggagaaaatagaaaa GATATTCCGAGTCAAAATGCTTTGCctggagaaaaataaattacaggAAGGAACAGTCCGGCGTGAACGGGGAAGAGAAACGTTGGTTCTACAATGA